In Liquorilactobacillus nagelii DSM 13675, the following proteins share a genomic window:
- a CDS encoding glucosamine-6-phosphate deaminase, with product MKIIIVKDQQQGGKKALEVFQAALNQGAEVFGLATGSTPETTYTEIVKSDLDFSQKISLNLDEYVGLKADNPQSYRAYMQQHLFNFKQFKRSYLPQGDAADSQAEIQRYNDLLAQYPVDLQLLGIGKNGHIGFNEPGSSFTEQTRKVKLTPSTVAANARFFASKEDVPQYAYSMGIGSIMRAKSILLEAFGVTKADAVAAMVEGPVTPDCPASILQQHPDVTVILDQAAASKLSR from the coding sequence ATGAAAATCATAATTGTTAAGGATCAGCAACAGGGTGGAAAAAAAGCACTTGAAGTTTTTCAAGCAGCTTTAAATCAGGGTGCCGAAGTGTTTGGGTTAGCTACTGGTAGCACACCAGAGACAACTTATACTGAAATAGTCAAAAGTGATTTAGATTTTTCACAAAAAATTTCGCTTAACCTAGATGAATATGTTGGCTTAAAAGCTGATAACCCTCAGAGTTATCGTGCTTATATGCAACAACACTTGTTTAACTTTAAACAGTTCAAACGGTCATACCTGCCTCAAGGTGATGCTGCAGATTCTCAAGCTGAGATTCAGCGTTATAATGATTTATTGGCTCAGTATCCAGTCGACCTGCAATTATTAGGCATTGGAAAAAATGGTCATATTGGTTTTAATGAACCAGGTTCATCATTTACGGAACAGACACGCAAAGTTAAACTAACGCCATCGACTGTGGCTGCTAATGCGCGCTTTTTTGCCTCTAAAGAGGACGTACCTCAATATGCTTATTCGATGGGTATCGGTTCAATTATGCGCGCAAAAAGTATTTTACTGGAAGCGTTTGGCGTAACTAAGGCCGATGCAGTGGCAGCTATGGTTGAAGGACCGGTTACACCAGATTGCCCTGCAAGTATTTTGCAGCAACATCCAGATGTAACAGTTATCCTTGATCAAGCGGCTGCTTCTAAGCTAAGTCGTTAG